In Lacibacter sp. H375, one DNA window encodes the following:
- a CDS encoding GNAT family N-acetyltransferase: protein MDIIYSFDRRPNAEQVIELYDSAGLPRPTKDKDRIQKMFDNSNLIVTAWHNEVLVGVSRCITDWVWSCYLADLAVRQDYQKEGIGKQLILLTKEKVGEQSMVLLLSVPTAMEYYPKVGFVKLGNSFILNRTC from the coding sequence ATGGACATCATTTATAGTTTTGACAGGCGACCAAACGCCGAACAGGTTATTGAACTTTACGACAGTGCCGGGTTGCCTCGTCCTACAAAAGATAAAGACAGGATTCAAAAAATGTTCGATAACTCAAATCTGATTGTTACTGCGTGGCACAACGAAGTGTTAGTGGGAGTTTCCCGTTGCATAACAGATTGGGTTTGGAGTTGCTACCTGGCCGATCTTGCAGTTAGACAAGATTATCAAAAAGAAGGGATTGGTAAACAATTGATTCTTTTAACAAAAGAAAAAGTAGGAGAGCAGTCAATGGTTTTGCTGTTATCAGTTCCAACAGCAATGGAGTATTATCCAAAAGTTGGTTTCGTAAAATTGGGGAACAGTTTCATCCTTAACAGAACCTGTTAG
- a CDS encoding helix-turn-helix domain-containing protein, whose product MKYWYQKPNQLLSDYVRTVLILEGFSQAEKEQLPLVTNGIPAFLCRTEKTKADNEHISQLSLFGKSSTEDSWTINNTTTIIAYFFKPFALSTVFNVPAKTIMDAALDLSIWSPHKTNALKTQLAYASSTEKKTEVLDHLLIEQLQQNKKECEIIKYATDEIMCNPDTEILSAILTKLNINERTFQRTFKKYVGVTANQYRRICQFQVSFDQLRGKEFTKLTDIAYDNGFADQSHFIRSFKEFTQTTPNDYLKSGLKEKEQ is encoded by the coding sequence ATGAAATACTGGTATCAAAAACCAAATCAGTTATTATCAGACTATGTAAGAACAGTGTTGATACTCGAAGGTTTTTCGCAAGCAGAAAAAGAACAACTTCCTCTTGTTACCAATGGAATACCTGCCTTTCTTTGTCGCACTGAAAAAACTAAAGCAGACAATGAACATATTTCACAGCTATCACTGTTTGGAAAATCAAGCACTGAAGATTCATGGACCATCAATAACACTACAACCATTATTGCATATTTCTTTAAGCCATTTGCATTATCAACGGTATTTAATGTGCCGGCAAAAACAATAATGGATGCCGCTCTTGATCTTAGCATCTGGAGCCCGCATAAAACAAATGCACTTAAAACACAATTGGCTTATGCATCATCAACAGAAAAGAAAACAGAAGTGCTTGATCATTTATTGATTGAGCAACTGCAACAAAATAAAAAAGAATGCGAAATCATTAAATACGCCACTGACGAGATCATGTGTAACCCCGACACAGAAATACTATCAGCGATATTGACCAAATTAAATATCAACGAGCGAACCTTTCAACGAACTTTTAAAAAGTATGTGGGCGTTACAGCTAATCAATACAGACGCATTTGCCAGTTCCAGGTTTCATTTGATCAATTGAGAGGAAAAGAATTTACCAAGCTTACGGATATTGCTTATGATAATGGTTTTGCAGACCAGAGTCATTTTATCCGTTCCTTCAAAGAGTTTACACAAACCACTCCGAATGACTATTTAAAATCGGGTTTGAAAGAAAAAGAGCAATAG
- a CDS encoding VOC family protein, protein MKETITPCLWYNGQAKEAAALYCSVFADAKITAQSPIVTSISIGGQSFTLLDGGPMYKPTPSISFYYICEKEEELNTIWNAFSKEGQVLMPLDKYPWGEKYGWINDKFGISWQLALGNISDVGQRITPCLMFTGKQYGRADEAIAHYDSVFNDLKVDGILRYGANESPDVEGKIKHALFAMNDQKFMIMENAGAHNFGFTEGVSLTVHCETQEEIDHYWNRLTESGGEESMCGWLKDKFGVSWQIVPNVLNKIMSDPAKAGKAAQAFMSMRKLNIEQIVQASIA, encoded by the coding sequence ATGAAAGAAACTATCACTCCTTGTCTTTGGTATAATGGCCAGGCAAAAGAAGCTGCCGCATTATACTGCTCTGTATTTGCTGATGCAAAGATCACAGCGCAATCGCCTATTGTAACATCTATTTCAATTGGCGGACAAAGCTTCACTCTGTTAGATGGCGGGCCAATGTACAAACCCACTCCTTCCATTTCATTTTATTATATCTGCGAAAAGGAAGAGGAATTAAATACAATCTGGAATGCTTTCAGCAAAGAAGGCCAGGTATTGATGCCGTTAGATAAATATCCATGGGGTGAAAAGTATGGGTGGATCAATGATAAGTTTGGTATTTCCTGGCAACTGGCATTGGGCAACATAAGTGATGTGGGTCAACGCATAACGCCTTGCCTGATGTTCACCGGTAAACAATATGGCAGAGCCGATGAAGCCATCGCACATTACGATTCTGTTTTCAACGATCTGAAAGTTGATGGCATACTTCGCTATGGCGCCAATGAATCGCCTGATGTGGAAGGGAAAATAAAACATGCACTGTTTGCCATGAACGATCAGAAATTTATGATCATGGAGAATGCAGGAGCACACAACTTTGGTTTTACTGAAGGTGTATCACTAACTGTACATTGCGAAACGCAGGAAGAAATAGATCATTACTGGAACAGGCTTACAGAAAGCGGTGGAGAAGAGAGTATGTGTGGATGGCTGAAGGATAAGTTTGGCGTATCGTGGCAGATCGTTCCAAATGTGTTGAATAAGATCATGAGCGATCCTGCTAAAGCGGGCAAAGCTGCTCAGGCATTTATGAGTATGCGGAAATTAAATATTGAACAGATTGTGCAGGCTTCTATTGCTTAA